From Pseudarthrobacter equi, a single genomic window includes:
- the fdhD gene encoding formate dehydrogenase accessory sulfurtransferase FdhD gives MGRVTQRRKVHKYVLDGSPKALEFPVRYREDVLAVEEPLEIRLGSLSYSVTMRTPGDDFDLVAGFLVSEGVIWTPDQLVSLRFCAGEDENGVQTFNVVEAQLRPDVLLPETGRNVYTSSSCGICGTDSIEAVRKSSHHSPAADPLTLDAHVLASLPALLRKSQRLFDDTGGVHAAGLFRVEDDGGVQLMCLREDVGRHNAVDKVVGWALREGLLPLRGTVLQVSGRASFELVQKAAQAGIPVLAAVSAPSSLAVELAEASGLTLAGFSRGTSLNVYAGAARIISPVAASAPA, from the coding sequence ATGGGACGCGTGACGCAGCGCCGCAAGGTGCATAAGTATGTCCTGGACGGCTCGCCGAAGGCGCTGGAGTTTCCCGTCCGCTACCGCGAGGATGTCCTGGCAGTGGAGGAACCGTTGGAAATCCGGCTGGGCAGCCTCTCCTATTCGGTCACCATGCGCACTCCGGGCGACGACTTCGACCTGGTAGCCGGCTTCCTGGTGTCCGAGGGCGTGATCTGGACCCCGGACCAGCTGGTATCCCTGCGCTTCTGCGCCGGCGAGGACGAGAACGGTGTCCAGACATTCAACGTGGTGGAGGCCCAGCTGCGTCCTGACGTCCTCCTGCCGGAAACGGGACGGAACGTTTATACGTCCAGCTCCTGCGGCATCTGCGGGACGGACTCCATTGAAGCCGTCCGGAAGTCCTCGCACCACAGCCCCGCGGCGGACCCCCTCACGCTCGACGCGCACGTACTGGCATCCCTGCCCGCACTGCTCCGGAAGTCGCAGCGCCTCTTCGACGATACCGGCGGGGTGCACGCTGCCGGGCTTTTCCGGGTTGAGGACGACGGCGGCGTGCAGCTTATGTGCCTCCGCGAGGACGTGGGACGGCACAACGCGGTGGACAAGGTAGTGGGCTGGGCCCTGCGCGAAGGACTCCTGCCACTGCGCGGCACTGTCCTCCAGGTGTCCGGCCGGGCATCATTCGAGCTGGTCCAGAAGGCGGCTCAGGCGGGTATCCCCGTGTTGGCTGCCGTCAGCGCGCCGTCGAGCCTGGCCGTGGAACTCGCCGAGGCCAGCGGCCTGACGCTTGCCGGTTTCAGCAGGGGAACCAGCCTTAACGTCTACGCGGGGGCAGCCAGGATCATCAGCCCGGTGGCTGCTTCCGCGCCCGCCTGA